The following proteins are co-located in the Bombus pyrosoma isolate SC7728 linkage group LG12, ASM1482585v1, whole genome shotgun sequence genome:
- the LOC122573470 gene encoding uncharacterized protein LOC122573470 — protein MDTITWDTNLLVNIVIKILRCFEEWNTRSSFEKVKYSYIDVTLVNNDTMYYTIQITNYGQSRNDVLSFSREIFWNFITTNTVFKNSVIATVCSQNEYSDSQETLDIYFVSNRLSLVHSKKNVNLINFLYQKAYLSFVIKDKLIFSDREKFTNIILNEIILLQQFNFHIKFMVHINQNMLYSNYITLDNHYRSCHVLAIALSNIIKHSSSIEFKENCFSMLNVENSHEVEAALMIKLIPLINENYSFPSTNQSEEK, from the exons ATGGATACCATTACGTGGGATACGAATTTACtcgtaaatatcgttataaaa atattaagATGTTTCGAAGAATGGAACACCAGGTCTTCATTTGAGAAAGTGAAGTACAGTTATATAGATGTTACATTAGTGAACAATGACACAATGTATTATACGATACAAATCACAAATTATGGACAATCTAGAAATgatgttttatcattttcacgtgaaatattttggaaCTTCATTACCACAAACAccgtttttaaaaattcagtaATTGCTACAGTATGTAGTCAGAACGAATATAGCGACTCTCAGGAAACActagatatatatttcgtgTCTAATCGTTTATCATTGGTGCATAGTAAGAAAAACGTAAATCTTATCAATTTCCTCTATCAGAAAGCCTACTTATCTTTCGTAATTAAG GATAAACTAATTTTTTCTGACAGAGAAAAATTcacgaatattatattgaacgaaataattttattacagcaATTCAATTTCCATATAAAGTTTATGGTTCATATTAACCAAAACATGTTATAcagtaattatattacacttgATAACCATTACAGATCATGTCATGTGCTTGCTATTgctttatcaaatataattaaacatagTTCAAGTATTGAGTTcaaggaaaattgtttttctatGTTAAACGTGGAAAATTCACACGAGGTAGAAGCAGCACttatgattaaattaataccgttaattaatgaaaattatagcTTTCCTAGCACTAATCAATCAGaggaaaaataa